In Equus przewalskii isolate Varuska chromosome 6, EquPr2, whole genome shotgun sequence, one DNA window encodes the following:
- the NUMA1 gene encoding nuclear mitotic apparatus protein 1 isoform X5: MTLHATRAAALLSWVNSLRVADPVDAVPQLQDCSIFIKIVDSIHGTDEGQQILQQPVPERLDFVCSFLQKNRKHPSSPECLVSVQKVMEGSELELAKMTMLLLYHSTMSSKSPRDWDQFEYKIQAELAIILKFVLDHEDGLNLNEDLEKFLQKASVPSTCSSTISEELSPPSHQAKREVRFLELQKVASSSGNNFLSGSPASPMGDILQTPQFQMRRLKKQLADERNNRDELEMELAENRKLLTEKDAQIAMMQQRIDRLALLNEKQAASPLESRELEELRGKNESLTMRLHETLKQCQDLKTEKSQMDRKINQLSEENGDLSFKLREFASHLQQLQGALNELTEEHSRATQEWVEKQAHLEKELSTALQDKKCLEEKNEILQGKLSQLEEHLVRLRENPPREKGEVLGDVLQLETLKQEAATLAANNTQLQARVEALETERGQREAKLLAERGHFEEEKQQLAGLIAELQGSLSSLSQAKEELEQASQAQGAQLSAQVAMLTSELTTLNSTLQQQDQELADLKQQAKKEQAQLAQTLQQQEQASQGLRHQVEQLSSSLKQKEQQLEEATKEWEATRRDHAQQLATAAEEQEVSLRERDSALQQLEALEKEKATKLEVLQQQLQAASEARDSAQTSVTQAQREKAELSQKVEELHARVEAAHQEQCETQAQVAELKAQLRSEQQKATERERVAQEKGQLQEQVQALEESLKITKGSLEEEKRKATDTLEEQQRCISELEAEIRSLVEQHKQEQKELDEEKAGRKGLEARLQQLGEAHQAEMEALRRELAEAIASQREAESECEQLAKEVATWRERYEDSQQEEAQYGAMFQEQLMTLKEECEKARQELQEAKEKVAGIEAHSELQIGRQQSELAQLHANLARALQQVQEKEVRAQKLADDLSTLQEKMAATSKEVARLEALVRKAGEQQETASSELLKEPPRAGDRESEWLEEQQGRPFCSTQAALQAMEREAEQMGSELERLRAALMESQGQQQEERGQQEREVARLTQERGRAQADLALEKAAKAELEMRLQNALNEQRVEFASLQEALAHALMEKEGRDQELAKLRGQEATQRTELRELQQTVERLKKQLAKKEEECQQSLGTTSGEDVSGSGAQSKAAGKTERKGPELGDLQAEVSKLKQQCREHQEKASSLERSLESERTSRAEQAGALETLRVQLEEKAQELGHSQDTLASAQRELATLRTKAQDHSKAEDEWKAQVARGEQEAERKNSLISSLEEEVSILNRQVLEKEGESKELKRLVIAESEKSQKLEERLRLLQAETASNSARAAERSSALREEVQTLREEAEKQRVASESLRQELASQAERAEELGQELKAWQEKFFQKEQALSALQLEHTSTQALVSELLPAKHLCQQLQAEQAAAEKRHREELEQSKQAAGGLRAELMRAQRELGELVPLRQKVAEQERAAQQLRAEKASYAEQLSMLKKAHGLLAEENRGLGERASLGRQFLEVELDQAREKYGQELAAVRADAETRLAEMQREAQSTARELEVVTAKYEGAKVKVLEERQRFQEERQKLSAQVEQLEVFQREQTKQVEELSKKLADHDQASKAQQQKLKAQGGESQQEAQRLQAQLNELQAQLSQKEQAAEHYKLQMEKAKTHYDAKKQQNQELQEQLRGLEQLQKENKELRAEAERLSRELQQAGLKTKEAEQTCRHLTAQVRSLEAQVAHADQQLRDLGKFQVSTDALKSREPQAKPQLDLSIDSLDLSCEEGTPLTITSKLPRTQPDGTSIPGEPASPISQRLPPKKLDMEEPDSANSSFYSTQSAPASQAGPRATSSTQSLARLGSPDDGNSALLSLPGYRPTTRSSARRSQAGVSSGAPPAPLALPSTGRNSFYMGTCQDEPEQLDDWNRIAELQQRNRVCPPHLKTCYPLESRPSLSLATITDEEMKTGDPRETLRRASMQPTQIAEGAGITTRQQRKRVSTEPHQGPGTPESKKATSCFPRPLTPRDRHEGRKQSTTEKKAAPAVVKQADRRQSMAFSILNTPKKLGNSLLRRGTSKKAPSKASPTTRSGTRRSPRIATTTASAATAAAMAAATATPRAKGKAKH; the protein is encoded by the exons GTGAACAGTCTGCGGGTGGCTGACCCCGTGGATGCTGTGCCGCAGCTGCAGGACTGCAGCATCTTCATCAAGATCGTTGACAGCAT CCACGGCACTGACGAGGGGCAGCAAATCCTGCAGCAGCCGGTGCCAGAGAGACTGGACTTTGTGTGCAGTTTTCTGCAGA AAAACCGAAAACATCCCTCTTCTCCAGAATGCTTGGTGTCAGTGCAGAAGGTCATGGAGGGGTCAGAGCTGGAACTGGCCAAG ATGACCATGCTGCTCTTATACCACTCCACCATGAGCTCCAAAAGTCCCAGGGACTGGGACCAATTTGAATATAAGATTCAG GCTGAGTTAGCCATCATTCTCAAATTTGTGCTGGACCATGAGGATGGGCTAAACCTGAATGAGGACCTAGAAAAATTCTTACAGAAAG CTTCCGTCCCTTCCACCTGTTCCAGCACCATCTCTGAAGAGCTCTCCCCACCCAGCCACCAGGCCAAGAGGGAGGTTCGCTTCCTAGAGCTGCAGAAGGTTGCCTCTTCCAGTGGGAACAA cttcctctcaGGTTCTCCAGCCTCCCCTATGGGCGACATCCTGCAGACCCCACAATTCCAGATGAGACGGCTGAAGAAGCAGCTTGCAGATGAGAGAAATAATAGAGATGAGCTGGAGATGGAGTTGGCTGAGAACCGCAAGCTCCTCACTGAGAAGG ATGCACAGATCGCCATGATGCAGCAGCGCATTGACCGCCTGGCTCTACTGAATGAGAAGCAGGCGGCCAGCCCACTGGAGTCCAGGGAGCTTGAGGAGCTCCGAGGCAAAAATGAGAG CCTCACCATGCGGCTCCATGAAACCCTGAAGCAGTGCCAGGACCTGAAGACAGAGAAGAGCCAGATGGATCGCAAAATTAACCAGCTTTCTGAGGAGAATGGGGACCTTTCCTTTAAG CTGCGGGAGTTTGCCAGTCACCTACAGCAACTACAGGGTGCCCTCAACGAACTGACAGAGGAGCACAGCAGGGCCACTCAGGAGTGGGTGGAGAAGCAGGCCCATCTCGAAAAGGAGCTCAGCACAGCCCTGCAGGACAAG AAATGCCttgaagagaagaatgaaatCCTTCAGGGAAAACTTTCACAGCTGGAAGAACATTTGGTCCGGCTGCGGGAGAACCCACCCCGGGAGAAGGGCGAGGTGCTGGGTGATGTCTTGCAG CTGGAAACCCTGAAGCAAGAAGCAGCCACTCTTGCTGCAAACAACACCCAGCTCCAAGCCAGGGTGGAGGCACTGGAGACGGAGCGGGGCCAGCGGGAAGCCAAGCTGCTTGCTGAGCGGGGCCactttgaagaagaaaagcagcagcttGCTGGCCTGATTGCCGAGCTGCAGGGCTCCCTGTCCAGCCTTAGCCAGGCCAAGGAAGAACTGGAGCAGGCCTCCCAGGCTCAGGGGGCTCAGTTGTCTGCTCAGGTGGCCATGTTGACCTCTGAGCTCACCACCCTTAATTCCACCCTCCAGCAGCAGGATCAAGAACTGGCTGACCTGAAGCAGCAGGCCAAAAAGGAGCAGGCCCAACTAGCACAGACCCTCCAGCAGCAAGAACAGGCCTCCCAGGGCCTGCGCCACCAGGTGGAGCAGCTGAGCAGCAGCCTaaagcagaaggagcagcagtTGGAGGAAGCCACCAAGGAGTGGGAGGCAACCAGGCGTGACCATGCCCAGCAACTGGCCACTGCTGCTGAGGAGCAGGAGGTCTCCTTAAGGGAGAGGGACTCGGCCCTCCAGCAGCTAGAGGCATTGGAGAAAGAGAAGGCTACCAAGCTAGAGGTCCTGCAACAGCAACTTCAGGCTGCCAGTGAAGCCCGGGACAGTGCCCAGACCTCAGTGACACAGGCCCAGCGGGAGAAGGCAGAGCTGAGCCAAAAGGTTGAGGAACTCCATGCCCGTGTTGAGGCAGCCCACCAGGAGCAGTGTGAAACCCAGGCCCAGGTGGCAGAGCTAAAGGCCCAGCTGAGGTCTGAACAGCAAAAAGCAACCGAGAGAGAAAGGGTGGCCCAGGAGAAGGGCCAGCTCCAGGAGCAGGTCCAGGCCCTTGAGGAGTCCTTGAAGATCACCAAAGGCAGCCTTGAAGAGGAGAAGCGCAAGGCCACAGACACCCTGGAAGAGCAGCAGCGTTGTATCTCTGAGCTTGAGGCAGAGATCCGGAGCCTGGTGGAGCAGCATAAGCAGGAACAGAAGGAGCTGGACGAAGAGAAGGCTGGGCGCAAGGGGCTGGAGGCCCGATTACAGCAGCTTGGGGAGGCCCATCAGGCCGAGATGGAAGCCTTGCGGCGAGAGCTGGCAGAGGCCATAGCCTCCCAACGTGAGGCTGAGAGTGAGTGTGAGCAGCTTGCCAAGGAGGTGGCCACCTGGCGTGAGCGGTATGAGGATAGCCAGCAAGAGGAAGCACAGTATGGTGCCATGTTCCAGGAACAGCTGATGACCCTGAAGGAGGAATGTGAGAAGGCCCGCCAAGAACTGCAGGAGGCAAAGGAGAAGGTGGCAGGGATAGAGGCCCACAGCGAGCTCCAGATAGGCCGGCAGCAGAGTGAGCTAGCACAGCTCCATGCCAACCTGGCCAGAGCCCTCCAGCAGGTCCAGGAGAAGGAGGTCAGGGCCCAGAAGCTTGCAGATGACCTTTCCACTCTGCAGGAGAAGATGGCTGCCACCAGCAAGGAGGTGGCCCGCCTGGAGGCCTTGGTGCGCAAGGCAGGTGAGCAGCAGGAAACAGCCTCCAGTGAGCTACTCAAGGAACCCCCGAGGGCAGGAGACAGAGAGTCAGAGTGGCTGGAAGAGCAGCAAGGACGCCCGTTCTGTAGCACGCAGGCTGCGCTGCAGGCCATGGAGCGTGAGGCAGAGCAAATGGGCAGTGAGCTGGAGAGGCTGCGGGCTGCGCTGATGGAGAGCCAGGGACAGCAGCAGGAGGAGCGTgggcagcaggagagggaggtggcGCGGCTGACCCAGGAGCGGGGCCGGGCCCAAGCCGATCTTGCCCTGGAGAAGGCAGCCAAGGCAGAGCTTGAGATGCGGCTGCAGAATGCCCTCAATGAGCAGCGTGTGGAATTTGCTAGCCTACAAGAGGCACTGGCCCATGCCCTgatggaaaaggaagggagagaccAGGAGTTGGCCAAGCTTCGTGGGCAGGAGGCAACCCAGAGAACAGAGCTGAGGGAGCTTCAGCAAACTGTGGAGCGACTGAAGAAACAGCTggccaagaaagaggaggagtgCCAACAGTCTCTAGGGACGACCAGTGGAGAAGACGTTTCTGGGTCAGGGGCCCAGTCTAAGGCTGCTGGAAAGACTGAGCGGAAAGGCCCTGAGCTGGGGGATCTACAGGCAGAGGTGAGCAAGCTGAAGCAGCAGTGCCGGGAGCATCAGGAGAAGGCCTCCAGCCTGGAGCGCAGCCTAGAGTCTGAGCGCACCTCCCGCGCTGAGCAGGCCGGTGCTTTGGAGACTTTGCGGGTCCAGTTGGAGGAGAAGGCCCAGGAGCTAGGGCACAGTCAGGACACCTTAGCTTCAGCCCAAAGGGAGCTGGCCACCCTCCGCACCAAGGCCCAAGACCATAGCAAAGCTGAGGATGAGTGGAAGGCCCAGGTGGCCCGGGGCGAGCAGGAGGCTGAGAGAAAGAACAGTCTCATCAGCAGCTTGGAGGAGGAGGTGTCCATCCTGAATCGCCAGGTCCTAGAGAAGGAGGGCGAGAGCAAGGAGTTGAAGCGGCTGGTTATAGCTGAGTCAGAGAAgagccagaagctggaagagaggcTGCGCCTGCTCCAGGCAGAGACAGCCAGCAACAGTGCCAGAGCTGCGGAACGCAGTTCTGCTCTGCGGGAGGAGGTCCAGACCCTccgggaagaggcagagaaacagcGGGTAGCTTCAGAGAGCCTGCGGCAGGAGCTGGCCTCGCAGGCAGAGCGAGCGGAGGAGCTGGGCCAAGAATTGAAGGCATGGCAGGAGAAGTTCTTCCAGAAGGAGCAGGCCCTCTCTGCCCTGCAGCTCGAGCACACCAGCACACAGGCCCTGGTGAGTGAGTTGCTGCCTGCTAAGCACCTGTGCCAGCAGCTGCAGGCTGAGCAGGCAGCTGCTGAGAAACGCCATCGTGAGGAGCTGGAGCAAAGCAAGCAGGCAGCGGGAGGGCTGCGGGCAGAGCTGATGCGGGCCCAGCGGGAGCTGGGGGAGCTGGTGCCCCTGCGGCAGAAGGTAGCAGAGCAAGAGCGAGCAGCCCAGCAGCTACGCGCAGAGAAGGCCAGCTACGCAGAGCAGCTGAGCATGCTGAAGAAGGCTCATGGCCTGCTGGCGGAGGAGAACCGGGGGCTGGGTGAGAGAGCCAGCCTCGGCCGGCAGTTTCTGGAAGTGGAGCTGGACCAGGCCCGGGAGAAGTATGGCCAAGAACTGGCAGCTGTGCGTGCTGATGCTGAGACCCGTCTGGCTGAGATGCAGCGGGAAGCACAGAGCACTGCTCGGGAGCTGGAGGTGGTGACTGCCAAGTATGAGGGTGCCAAGGTCAAGGTCCTGGAGGAGAGGCAGCGGTTCCAGGAAGAGAGGCAGAAACTCAGTGCCCAG GTGGAGCAGCTAGAGGTATTTCAGAGAGAGCAAACTAAGCAG gtggAAGAACTGAGTAAGAAGCTAGCTGACCACGACCAGGCCAGCAAGGCGCAGCAGCAGAAGCTGAAG gcccagggaggtgagagCCAGCAAGAGGCCCAACGCCTCCAGGCCCAGCTGAATGAGCTGCAGGCCCAGTTGAGCCAGAAGGAGCAGGCAGCTGAGCACTACAAGCTGCAG atggagaaagccaagaCCCATTATGATGCCAAGAAGCAGCAGAACCAAGAGCTTCAGGAGCAGCTGCGGGGCCTGGAGCAGCtgcagaaggaaaacaaggagCTGCGGGCTGAAGCCGAACGGCTGAGCCGTGAGCTGCAGCAGGCCGGGCTGAAGACCAAGGAGGCTGAACAGACCTGCCGCCATCTTACTGCCCAGGTGCGCAGCCTGGAAGCACAG GTTGCCCACGCAGACCAGCAGCTTCGGGACCTAGGCAAGTTCCAGGTGTCGACTGACGCCTTAAAGAGCCGGGAGCCCCAGGCTAAGCCTCAACTGGACTTGAGTATTGACAGCCTGGATCTGAGCTGTGAGGAGGGGACCCCACTCACTATTACCAG CAAGCTGCCTCGTACCCAGCCAGACGGTACCAGCATCCCTGGAGAGCCAGCCTCGCCCATCTCCCAGCGCCTACCCCCCAAG AAGCTAGACATGGAGGAGCCAGACAGCGCCAACTCATCCTTCTATAGCACACAGTCTGCCCCTGCTTCTCAGGCTGGCCCACGAGCCACCTCTTCTACCCAGTCTCTAGCCCGCCTGGGCTCTCCGGACGATGGCAACTCAGCTCTGCTCAGCCTGCCTGGCTACCGGCCCACCACTCGCAGTTCTGCTCGTCGCTCCCAGGCTGGAGTGTCCAGTGGGGCCCCTCCAG CCCCACTTGCTCTGCCCTCCACAGGAAGGAACAGCTTCTACATGGGCACTTGCCAGGATGAGCCCGAGCAGCTGGACGACTGGAACCGAATTGCAGAGTTACAGCAGCGCAATCGAGTCTGCCCTCCGCACTTGAAGACCTGCTATCCCCTGGAGTCCAGG CCTTCCCTGAGCTTGGCTACCATCACAGATGAGGAGATGAAAACTGGTGACCCTCGGGAGACCCTGCGCCGAGCCAGCATGCAGCCAACCCAGATAGCTGAGGGCGCTGGCATCACCACCCGGCAGCAACGCAAACGAGTCTCAACAGAGCCGCACCAGGGCCCTGGCACCCCCGAG TCTAAGAAGGCCACCAGCTGTTTCCCACGCCCCCTGACTCCCCGGGACCGACATGAAGGGCGCAAACAGAGCactacagagaagaaagcagcTCCAGCTGTTGTTAAACAG GCCGACCGCCGCCAGTCAATGGCCTTCAGCATCCTCAACACGCCCAAGAAGCTCGGGAATAGCCTTCTGCGGAGGGGAACCTCAAAGAAAGCCCCATCCAAGGCCTCCCCGACCACCCGCAGTGGAACCCGCCGCTCTCCTCGCATCGCCACCACCACAGCCAgcgctgccactgctgctgccatggctgctgccactgccaccccTCGGGCCAAGGGCAAG gcAAAGCACTAA